In Helicobacter mastomyrinus, the sequence CTAGTAACGCAGGGGACTTTGTCTTACGGATAACTTTCTTGCGCTCTTTTCTAATTAATTGATTTATGGTTGGCACTGACTTTCCTTTATGTAAATTTTAGAAAATAAAAAATGCGGGATTTTACCCAATGAAAACTTTTATTTCTCTTAGAGAATAGGCAAAAAATGCCTATTCTTCCTCACTATCACAATAGTATTCTTGCTCGTCGCCTTTATAAGAGAACTTTTTATTTTTATACAAGCCTGTTCCCACAGGTATCATACGTCCAAGCACAACATTTTCTTTTAAGTCATCAAGTGTATCTTTTTTAGCTGCGATACTTGCCTCTGTAAGCACTTTTGTTGTTTCTTGGAATGAAGCCGCTGAAATAATAGAATCACTTCCAATAGCCGCACGAGTAATACCAAGAAGGACAGGTTCAGCTATCGCTGGCTCTCCACCCATACGTAAGATTCTCTCATTTTCCTCTTTAAAATGTCGCTTGCTTACTAAATCACCTGCAATAAACTTTGTATTACCACTATCAACAATCTTCACTTGGCGGAGCATTTGAGACACAATGATTTCTATATGCTTATCGGCAATACTTACACCCTGTCGGCGATATACCTGCTGCACTTCACTCACAATATACTTGTGAAGTTCTTTCTCCCCACTAATGCGTAAAATATCGTGGCTTGAGACAACACCATCTGTCATCGCTTCTCCGGCGTGGATAAACTCCTGTTCATGTACAAGAATCTTTTTATTCTTATCTACCAAGTATTCTGCCACTCGTCCATCAGCTGATGTAATAATAATACGCTCCTTACCTCGCATAGGCTTGCCAAAGCTCACTGTTCCATCAAGTTCAGAAAGAATAGCGGTATCTTTTGGTTTCCTTGCCTCAAATAATTCCGTTACACGCGGAAGACCACCTGTAATATCCTTAGATTTTGCTAATGCCTTGGGTACTTTAGCGATAATATCTGCCACTTCAACCTTATCTCCATCATTAACAGCAATAGAAGTACGAGATTCTAAGCGATAAGCCATTTCCTTACCTTCTTTTGTCGTTACAACAATCATCGGCTTGTAGCCTGCGGGCACATATTCATTAATAACAAAATTCTTTTGGTGCGTATTTTCGTCTTCTTGCTCGCTTACAGTTAGCCCTGCAACCACATCCCTAAAAGATACTACACCTGCTTGGTCGGCAATAATTGGCTCACTATAAGCATCCCATTCAGCCACCACAATCTGCTCACTTGAAGTAGGTTCAGAAATCAATGTATTGATATCCACTTCACTATTGTCATCAACAAGAATCTTAGAGGTTCGCGCAATATAATGGCGGATTGCCTCTCTATCATTTTGGTCTGCAATAACGGCAAACATACCTTTTTCATTCACAACCATACCTGCCTTGACATTGTGATTACGTTCAAGCGTATCAGAGCGAAGTGTATAAAATTTCACAACACCTTTTTCTTTAGCAGTAATTTTTTGGGAAATGGGTGCATTATCCTCCACTTTCAATTCACTTCCATAAGGAATCCGTGTAGGCACATTCCAGCTATCCATAATAATATCAACTACACTGCCGCCCGCTTTGACCTTATAGCCACTCTCGTGCGGCACAAGCAATTTACCCTCAATCTTCCCTGCTACACCGGCAAGTTCATTTTGTTTGGCTACTTCATCTTTTCTTAAGCGATGCGTAACAGAATGTTTTTTATCACCCACAATAGTAATATGCACTTCATCATGAACACTCTCTACTCGAATTTCTCCATCAAATTCCGCTTTAATACGTGGTTCAACAACCAAAATCGCCGCATTTCTGCGATTTGCCACAATCTTTTGCCCCTTACTATTAGTGTAAGTGCGGATATTATGATAGCGGATAAAGCCCTCTTTCTTAGCTATGATTTGCTTCTCTTCTGTGCTTCTACTTGCTGTTCCACCAACGTGGAATGTTCTTAATGTCAGCTGTGTGCCGGGTTCACCGATACTTTGTGCGGCAAGCACCCCTACTGCCTCACCGGGTTTTACCATTTTAGATTCGCCAAGATTCAATCCATAACATTTCGCACACACACCCTTAGGAGCTTTACAGGTTACAGGGGTGCGTATCATCACAGACTTAACATTTGCCTCTTTAATACGTCTTGCCATCGCATTATCGATTAATACACCTTCACTAAGCAGAATCTCATTAGCAATAGGATCGATAATATCACGTGCTAGCACACGTCCTACAACACGCTCTTCAAGTGGTTCAATCATATCGCTACCCACCGTAATATCCGTAATCTCAACGCCCTCGTGCGTGCCACAATCCTCAATAGTAACTTTCATATTTTGGCTCACATCAATAAGCTTTCTTGTAAGATAACCAGCATTAGCAGTTTTTAAGGCAGTATCAGCTAGACCTTTTCTCGCACCGTGCGTTGAGTTAAAATACTCTAGCACATTCAAACCCTCTTTAAAATTTGAAGTAATAGGTGTTTCAATAATCGTGCCATCAGGTTTTGCCATTAGCCCTCTCATCGCCGAAAGTTGGCGAATCTGTGCCTCACTACCTCTCGCACCAGAATCTGCCATCATATAGATAGAGTTAAAGCCTTCTTTATCATTTTTAACTTTCTCCATCATCAATTTACCCATTTTTTCGCTCGTTTCTGTCCAAATATCAATACTCTTATTATATCGCTCTTGTGCAGTAAGAAGTCCTTGCTCAAACTCGCCCTGTATGCGCTTAATCTCTTTTTTGGCATCATCTATCATTTTTGCTTTATCGTGAGGAATAATAATATCCGCTGCAGAAATAGAAATACCTGCTTTTGTCGCGTATCTAAAGCCAAGATTCTTAAGATTATCAAGAAAAGTTGCCGTAATACCCAAGCCCCCTTCTTTATATACATAATCAATCAATATACCTATATCTTTTTTCTTCATTGTCTGATTCCAAAGACTAAGTGGCACAAAATCAGGTAAGATAGAACTTAGAATCATACGCCCAGCCGTTGTGTCAATCACACGGCGTTTATGCACAGTTTTAATACGCGCATTGATATCAAGCTCACCCATCTCAATAGCCATAAAGATTTCATCAATACTTGCAAAAACTTTATGTTCCCCTTTTACACCTTTCTTTTCTAAGGAGAGATAATACAAGCCCAAAACCATATCTTGGCTTGGCACTGCCACAGCTTTACCACTAGCAGGTAGCAAAATATTCATAGAGCTTAACATAAGCACCTTACATTCTGCAATAGCCTCTTGAGAAAGCGGCACATGAACTGCCATTTGGTCACCATCAAAGTCTGCATTAAACGCAGAGCACACAAGTGGATGTAACTGGATCGCCTTGCCATCAATAAGTTTTGGGTGGAATGCCTGAATGGATTGCTTATGCAAGGTTGGCGCACGATTAAGCAACACAGGATAGCCATTAACAATTTCTTGCAAACATTCCCATACTTCATTTGTCTTCTGGCTTACCATTTTCACAGCTTGTTTAAGTGTAGTCGCATAGCCCTTCTCTTCTAACTTAGCAAATAAATGCGGCTTAAATAACTCTAAAGCCATATTTTTAGGCAATCCACATTGATCCATTTTTAAGTTTGGTCCTACCACAATCACGCTACGTCCAGAGAAATCCACACGCTTACCGAGCAAGTTCTGTCTAAAGCGTCCTTGCTTGCCTTTGATAATTTCAGAAAGGGATTTTAGGGGACGCTTATTTGCACCTTTTACAGCATTAGCATTTCTTCCATTATCAAAAAGCGCATCAACCGCTTCTTGAAGCATTCTTTTTTCGTTGCGCACAATAATTTCTGGCGAATCAAGCTCAATAAGACGTTTTAAGCGTTGGTTACGATTAATTACTCGGCGATAAAGATCATTCACATCGCTTACGGCAAATTTTCCACCATCAAGTGCCACCAAAGGACGTAAATCCGGTGGAAGCACAGGCAGAATGGTGAGCATCATCCACTCTGGACGATTACCTGAATTGATAAAGCTTTCAACTACTTTCAAACGCTTAACAATCGTCTTTTTCTTTGCTTCAGAATTAGTGAGATTAATCTCCTCACGCAATGCACTGAGAAGCACCATTAAGTCTAATTCTTCAAGTAGCTCCTTAATCGCCTCTCCACCCATTTGTGCGACAAATCCAGTATGTTCAAATCGCTGATTAATGCTTTGGAATTGCTCTTCATTAAGTACATCATATTTTAAAATAGGTTTTGTGCCTTCATTATCATAGAATGCCTCGCCCGGTGTCTTTACAATATATGCTTCATAATACAATACTCGCTCTAAATCTTTCATCTTCACACCAAGCAAAGTGCCAATACGACTAGGCAATGAACTCACATACCAAATATGCGCCACAGGAGCAACAAGCTCTATATGCCCCATTCTTGAGCGGCGCACTTTCGCACGCGTAACTTCCACACCACATTTTTCACACACTATACCCTTATAGCGCATTTTTTTATATTTACCACATAAACATTCATAATCACGCACAGGACCAAAGATTTTCGTGCAGAATAAGCCATCTCGCTCTGGTTTTAATGTGCGATAATTAATTGTTTCAGGTTTTTTTACCTCTCCATGACTCCAAGAGAGAATCTTCTCTGGACTTGCCAGAACTAGCTGAAATGAACTAAAATCCTTAGGGCGTTCATCTTCTTTAATCACAATAGGCAGAGCGGCACCATTTTCGTCTTTTTCTTCACCATAGATATTAACATCAAGGGCAAGCGACTGAAGCTCTTTTGTCAAAACATAAAATGTTTCAGGGATTTCAGATTCCCCTACGTGCTCACCCTTTGTGATAGCTTTATACGCACCTCTTCGCCCTTCTGTATCATCAGATTTAATAGTGAGCATTTCTTTTAGTGTATGAGCCGCACCATAAGCTTCTAATGCCCATACTTCCATCTCTCCAAAACGCTGCCCACCAAAGAGAGCCTTTCCACCCACAGGTTGTTGCGTAACCAAAGAGTAAGGACCTGTACTTCTTGCATGGACCTTTTCATCAACCAAGTGATGAAGTTTGAGCATATACATATAACCCACATTCACTCTTTCGCGCATTTTTTCGCCGGTTTTGCCATCATAAAGCTCTGTTTTACCATCAGTATCAATCTTTGCTAACGCAAAAAGTTTATCAAATTTCTCCTGCTCTATGCCCTCAAATACAGGAATAGCAAACTTCACACCATTACTCCAATCCCGTGCATAGCTCATCAAATCTTCATCACTCATACTTTCTAAGAATGAAACCATTGTCTTATCATTGGAATTAACTACCTGAGCAATTTCAATCATCTTTGAACGTAATGCGTTTATCCATTGTTTTGATTGAGATTGAAAAATCTCTTGAATCTGCTGTCCAAGATTCTTTCCTACCAATCCCAAATGCACCTCAAGAATCTGCCCAATATTCATACGACTTGGCACACCAAGAGGATTCAATACAATATCCACAGGCTCACCATCAGCAGTATAAGGCATATCTACCATAGGCACAATATTAGATACAATACCTTTATTTCCGTGACGTCCTGCCATTTTATCACCCACTTTGAGCTTGCGTTTTGTGGCAATATAAATTTTTACAAGTTTTACTACACCACTTGGCAAAATATCATCTTTTTCTAAAATAGAAAGCTTCTCCTCGTGTTCTTCACCTAAAGTTTTTTTCTGCTCTAAGAAGTTTCTTTTAATTTGCTCATATCGTGTTTGCACAGCCTTAGAATAACTCTTGAGAAGAATACTTAAAGTGAAAGGATTAAACGTAGCTAACTCTTCCTTGGAAATCTGTGTGCCTTTTTTGAAGACTTTATTAGCCACTTTAGCATCACTTGCGAGTTTTTCTTTAGATAGCATAAGAGAGATTCTTAAGGCTTCTTCTTGTTGAATCATCGTTAAACGATCGTGATGCTCAATATCAAGCACACGTCTTTCCTCATCGTGCGCGCTTATGGCACGTGCATCTTTCTCATAACCTTTTTTTGTGAATATCTTCACATCAACCACCGTTCCCTCAAGAGAAGGTGGGCAATAAAGTGATTTATTTACCACGTGTCCGGCTTTTTCACCAAAGATAGCACGCAAAAGCCTTTCTTCAGGAGTAGGTTTCACTTCACCCTTAGGAGAAACTTTTCCTACAAGTATCATACCCGCACTTACATATGTGCCTATTCGCACAATCCCACTTTCATCAAGATGCGCTGTTTCT encodes:
- a CDS encoding DNA-directed RNA polymerase subunit beta/beta', translating into MANFTKLKNRLRADFTKNPQNIEVPNLLLLQRDSYDDFLSIEGEGESGIERVFKSVFPIQDSQNRITLEYAGCKFGKPKYTTNEAMVRGVTYAISLQVKIRLVLWEKDEKTGEKLGVKDVKEQNIFVRDIPLMTDRTSFIINGVERVVVNQLHRSPGVIFKEEESNTSSNKLIYTGQIIPDRGSWLYFEYDSKDVLYARINKRRKVPVTIILRAMGYSKQDILKIFYPLQKVTYKKGKYLIPFDIDSIGNRAEFDIKDAKGNLLVASGKRLSAKKIKELKEARIDLIEYPLESLTNKFLAQPILNSQGEVLFDTLTQLDESKLKKLLELKINEFVIANDSAAGVDSSIINSFIADAESLKMLRQSEKIDDENELAAIRIYKVMRPGEPVTKEVAKNFMRQLFFDSERYDLTRVGRMKMNHKLQINVPDYVTVLTHEDIIKTIRYLLKVKNGLGKIDDRDHLGNRRIRSSGELLANELHAGLVKMQKAIRDKLTSLSGAFDTIMPHDLVNGKMITSTIMEFFTGGQLSQFMDQTNPLSEITHKRRLSALGEGGLVKDRVGFEARDVHPTHYGRICPIETPEGQNIGLINTLSTYTRVNDLGFIEAPYKRVENGVVTNEIVYLTAAQEEGIVIAPASTKVDKNGHIVEDLIDARKDGEIILSEKSRIQLIDLSPRMLVGVAASLIPFLEHDDANRALMGSNMQRQAVPLLKPDAPVVGTGIEQIIARDAWEAVKATRSGVVERVDSKNIYILGEDDNGAYIDHYHLGKNLRTNQNTCFSQQPIVQVGDKVEAGQIIADGASMDNGELALGKNIRVAFMPWNGYNFEDAIVVSEKLIKEDAFTSIHIYEKEIEARELKHGLEEITADIPGTKESETAHLDESGIVRIGTYVSAGMILVGKVSPKGEVKPTPEERLLRAIFGEKAGHVVNKSLYCPPSLEGTVVDVKIFTKKGYEKDARAISAHDEERRVLDIEHHDRLTMIQQEEALRISLMLSKEKLASDAKVANKVFKKGTQISKEELATFNPFTLSILLKSYSKAVQTRYEQIKRNFLEQKKTLGEEHEEKLSILEKDDILPSGVVKLVKIYIATKRKLKVGDKMAGRHGNKGIVSNIVPMVDMPYTADGEPVDIVLNPLGVPSRMNIGQILEVHLGLVGKNLGQQIQEIFQSQSKQWINALRSKMIEIAQVVNSNDKTMVSFLESMSDEDLMSYARDWSNGVKFAIPVFEGIEQEKFDKLFALAKIDTDGKTELYDGKTGEKMRERVNVGYMYMLKLHHLVDEKVHARSTGPYSLVTQQPVGGKALFGGQRFGEMEVWALEAYGAAHTLKEMLTIKSDDTEGRRGAYKAITKGEHVGESEIPETFYVLTKELQSLALDVNIYGEEKDENGAALPIVIKEDERPKDFSSFQLVLASPEKILSWSHGEVKKPETINYRTLKPERDGLFCTKIFGPVRDYECLCGKYKKMRYKGIVCEKCGVEVTRAKVRRSRMGHIELVAPVAHIWYVSSLPSRIGTLLGVKMKDLERVLYYEAYIVKTPGEAFYDNEGTKPILKYDVLNEEQFQSINQRFEHTGFVAQMGGEAIKELLEELDLMVLLSALREEINLTNSEAKKKTIVKRLKVVESFINSGNRPEWMMLTILPVLPPDLRPLVALDGGKFAVSDVNDLYRRVINRNQRLKRLIELDSPEIIVRNEKRMLQEAVDALFDNGRNANAVKGANKRPLKSLSEIIKGKQGRFRQNLLGKRVDFSGRSVIVVGPNLKMDQCGLPKNMALELFKPHLFAKLEEKGYATTLKQAVKMVSQKTNEVWECLQEIVNGYPVLLNRAPTLHKQSIQAFHPKLIDGKAIQLHPLVCSAFNADFDGDQMAVHVPLSQEAIAECKVLMLSSMNILLPASGKAVAVPSQDMVLGLYYLSLEKKGVKGEHKVFASIDEIFMAIEMGELDINARIKTVHKRRVIDTTAGRMILSSILPDFVPLSLWNQTMKKKDIGILIDYVYKEGGLGITATFLDNLKNLGFRYATKAGISISAADIIIPHDKAKMIDDAKKEIKRIQGEFEQGLLTAQERYNKSIDIWTETSEKMGKLMMEKVKNDKEGFNSIYMMADSGARGSEAQIRQLSAMRGLMAKPDGTIIETPITSNFKEGLNVLEYFNSTHGARKGLADTALKTANAGYLTRKLIDVSQNMKVTIEDCGTHEGVEITDITVGSDMIEPLEERVVGRVLARDIIDPIANEILLSEGVLIDNAMARRIKEANVKSVMIRTPVTCKAPKGVCAKCYGLNLGESKMVKPGEAVGVLAAQSIGEPGTQLTLRTFHVGGTASRSTEEKQIIAKKEGFIRYHNIRTYTNSKGQKIVANRRNAAILVVEPRIKAEFDGEIRVESVHDEVHITIVGDKKHSVTHRLRKDEVAKQNELAGVAGKIEGKLLVPHESGYKVKAGGSVVDIIMDSWNVPTRIPYGSELKVEDNAPISQKITAKEKGVVKFYTLRSDTLERNHNVKAGMVVNEKGMFAVIADQNDREAIRHYIARTSKILVDDNSEVDINTLISEPTSSEQIVVAEWDAYSEPIIADQAGVVSFRDVVAGLTVSEQEDENTHQKNFVINEYVPAGYKPMIVVTTKEGKEMAYRLESRTSIAVNDGDKVEVADIIAKVPKALAKSKDITGGLPRVTELFEARKPKDTAILSELDGTVSFGKPMRGKERIIITSADGRVAEYLVDKNKKILVHEQEFIHAGEAMTDGVVSSHDILRISGEKELHKYIVSEVQQVYRRQGVSIADKHIEIIVSQMLRQVKIVDSGNTKFIAGDLVSKRHFKEENERILRMGGEPAIAEPVLLGITRAAIGSDSIISAASFQETTKVLTEASIAAKKDTLDDLKENVVLGRMIPVGTGLYKNKKFSYKGDEQEYYCDSEEE